A genomic stretch from Helianthus annuus cultivar XRQ/B chromosome 1, HanXRQr2.0-SUNRISE, whole genome shotgun sequence includes:
- the LOC110900479 gene encoding uncharacterized protein LOC110900479, producing MNVISWNIRGLGSDAKSSWCRKLKVENEVSFIMLQETQFESLENVKVNWFWGNDDFEFAHVDSTGRSGGLMSLWNPKVFVKDSVVTERYLLVVSGFLKEDGRRVSLVNVYCPQRLVDKRMVWDRWKSIVKDDGGFWIVGGDFNSVRDKVERRNSFFNFSVSSEFNHFVEDVGLHEFTLKGRKFTYLVGNKMSRLDRIFVDWVLLNEWPNAEYRVLDRKGSDHFPLLLKVVSRNFGAKPFKFFNSWLQGEGFDGLVKDALVNGEFHGDAYSRLMGKFKLLRHKIKAWKEVVTREEMEEVDCLSNEVRELEGVLEDRDLLEEENWILEEARARLKHLEFIKMKDLRQKSRVHWAKVGDENTRFFHGSINTRRVANAITGLTVNGEWATNPKVIKKEVLRFFRGKFVEEMPTRPMLSCFGLKKISSEEAVYLTSPFLEKEIKEAVFQCGSDKAPGPDDFNFRFVKRYWEFFSADFVDILHHFGASGFIGHNVATSFITLVPKVKDPNSLGEYRAINLIGVVSKVISKVLANRLKNVMDSVINETQSAFVAGRYILDSPLVISEVMSWSKRSGKEMFIWVKGILVSARSSVLVNGSSTFEFSCGKGIRQGDPISPFLFIMVMEALSGIIKKACSIGSFQGVGLPRDGPVILIFCMQMMLWLWVNGRRQEGNALWRRVVDAIHGSNRKGEIYPHSSRFAGTWTKLVKCGVRLKVGDVSSVSMIRGRLGNRAVIRFWIDPWVSRDPLKNMFPDLFRLEQEKSCSVGDRIMGAASVGGLQWNWRHEPSTEVELNQLQDCLLLIDGIQVLDSADKWYWDTVDTDGFSVSDVKRWIDSGRPNIDQAIYRWCKWIPIKCNVFMWRMLMDRIPTKKALSRRNVNCGDGLCSFCEEFEETIDHIFTACLVSTGVWNAIARWVGLPQFYFFSVADILHMEYTSSWSKEKKMALHGVLVISCWRIWRARNERIFKNERRTVVDIVADIKALGFLWFSSRYKKGLVGWMDWNNFSFDVM from the exons ATGAATGTTATCTCCTGGAACATTAGAGGACTAGGATCGGACGCCAAAAGTTCGTGGTGTAGGAAGCTAAAGGTGGAGAACGAAGTCAGTTTTATTATGCTCCAAGAAACTCAGTTTGAGTCATTAGAGAATGTTAAGGTTAATTGGTTTTGGGGGAATGATGATTTCGAGTTTGCCCATGTTGACTCTACGGGAAGGTCTGGTGGTTTAATGTCGCTGTGGAACCCAAAGGTTTTTGTGAAGGACTCGGTTGTTACAGAGAGGTATTTGTTGGTGGTTTCGGGTTTTTTAAAAGAAGATGGTAGGAGAGTTAGCCTGGTTAATGTATATTGTCCACAAAGATTAGTTGATAAGCGAATGGTTTGGGATAGGTGGAAGTCTATTGTAAAGGATGATGGAGGTTTCTGGATCGTGGGGGGCGACTTCAATAGTGTGAGAGATAAAGTGGAAAGACGTAATTCGTTCTTCAATTTTTCGGTGTCTAGTGAATTCAATCATTTTGTGGAGGACGTGGGTTTGCATGAGTTTACATTAAAAGGCCGCAAGTTTACGTATTTGGTGGGTAACAAGATGAGTCGTCTAGATAGAATTTTCGTTGATTGGGTGTTGCTCAATGAATGGCCTAACGCGGAGTACCGGGTGTTGGATCGGAAAGGTTCGGATCATTTCCCTCTTCTTTTAAAAGTTGTTTCCAGGAATTTTGGAGCCAAACCTTTCAAGTTCTTTAATTCGTGGTTACAAGGGGAGGGTTTTGATGGGTTGGTTAAAGATGCGCTTGTTAATGGGGAGTTCCATGGTGACGCGTATTCGAGACTGATGGGAAAATTCAAGTTGTTGAGGCATAAAATAAAGGCTTGGAAAGAGGTAGTGACTCGTGAAGAGATGGAGGAGGTCGATTGTCTGTCTAATGAAGTTAGAGAATTAGAAGGTGTTTTGGAGGATAGGGACTTATTGGAAGAAGAGAATTGGATCTTGGAGGAGGCTAGAGCTAGATTAAAACATTTGGAGTTCATAAAGATGAAGGACTTGAGGCAGAAATCGAGAGTTCATTGGGCGAAAGTGGGTGATGAGAATACTCGCTTTTTTCATGGGTCGATTAATACTAGGAGGGTGGCAAATGCTATCACGGGTCTGACGGTAAATGGCGAGTGGGCTACTAATCCTAAGGTGATTAAAAAAGAAGTGTTGAGGTTCTTTCGTGGTAAGTTTGTTGAAGAGATGCCTACTAGGCCGATGTTGTCCTGCTTCGGGTTGAAGAAAATTAGTTCGGAAGAGGCGGTTTATTTAACTAGTCCATTTTTAGAGAAGGAGATAAAGGAGGCGGTGTTTCAATGTGGGAGTGATAAAGCCCCAGGCCCGGACGATTTTAATTTCCGCTTCGTTAAGAGGTATTGGGAATTTTTTTCGGCTGATTTTGTAGATATATTGCACCATTTTGGGGCTTCTGGTTTTATTGGTCATAATGTTGCTACGTCTTTTATTACTCTGGTTCCAAAAGTTAAGGACCCTAATAGTTTAGGGGAGTACCGGGCAATAAACTTGATAGGGGTGGTGAGTAAAGTGATTTCTAAGGTCTTGGCTAATAGACTGAAGAATGTTATGGATAGTGTCATTAATGAAACCCAGTCGGCATTCGTAGCTGGCCGGTATATTCTGGATAGTCCTTTGGTGATTAGTGAAGTTATGTCGTGGTCCAAAAGAAGCGGGAAGGAGATGTTCAT ATGGGTTAAAGGCATTCTGGTTTCGGCTCGGTCTTCGGTTTTGGTTAACGGGTCGTCGACCTTTGAGTTCAGTTGTGGGAAGGGTATTAGACAGGGTGATCCCATATCGCCTTTTCTGTTTATTATGGTTATGGAAGCTCTCTCCGGTATTATTAAGAAAGCGTGTAGTATCGGGTCTTTTCAGGGCGTGGGGCTTCCGAGGGACGGTCCGGTTATTCTCATCTTCTGTATGCAGATGATGCTATGGTTATGGGTGAATGGTCGGAGA CAAGAGGGAAATGCCTTATGGAGAAGGGTGGTTGACGCTATTCATGGGTCCAATAGGAAAGGGGAGATTTATCCTCATAGTTCTAGGTTTGCTGGGACGTGGACTAAACTAGTGAAATGCGGTGTTCGGTTAAAAGTGGGTGACGTTAGTAGTGTGAGTATGATCCGGGGTAGGCTTGGGAACAGAGCTGTAATAAGGTTCTGGATAGACCCTTGGGTTTCTCGGGATCCTTTAAAAAACATGTTTCCGGATTTGTTTCGGTTAGAGCAGGAGAAATCTTGTTCGGTGGGGGATAGAATCATGGGGGCTGCTTCAGTTGGTGGCTTACAGTGGAATTGGAGACATGAACCATCGACAGAAGTGGAGTTAAATCAGTTGCAGGATTGTCTTCTTTTGATAGATGGGATTCAAGTGCTAGATTCGGCCGATAAGTGGTATTGGGATACAGTTGATACAGACGGGTTCTCGGTTTCGGATGTCAAGAGATGGATTGATAGTGGTCGGCCAAACATAGACCAAGCGATTTATAGGTGGTGCAAATGGATTCCGATCAAGTGCAACGTGTTTATGTGGAGAATGCTTATGGATAGGATTCCTACGAAAAAGGCGCTTTCTAGGCGGAATGTCAACTGCGGAGACGGTTTATGCAGTTTTTGTGAGGAGTTTGAGGAAACCATTGACCATATTTTTACGGCCTGTTTGGTTTCTACGGGAGTATGGAACGCGATAGCTAGATGGGTTGGTCTCCCTCAGTTCTACTTCTTTTCGGTGGCGGATATCCTCCATATGGAGTATACTTCTTCTTGGTCTAAGGAGAAGAAGATGGCGCTTCATGGGGTGCTGGTGATCTCTTGTTGGAGGATATGGAGGGCTAGGAATGAGAGGATATTCAAGAACGAAAGGCGGACCGTTGTTGATATTGTGGCGGACATTAAAGCTTTGGGTTTCTTATGGTTTTCTAGTAGGTATAAAAAGGGATTGGTGGGTTGGATGGATTGGAATAATTTCTCTTTTGATGTAATGTAA